One region of Bdellovibrio bacteriovorus genomic DNA includes:
- a CDS encoding FAD-dependent oxidoreductase: MQRRDFLKTTATLAALSSLPTKTLAQGSSWVSKNLTDDWPIARLSDNESSSLDFNGDNIDRPHDILWNIDGYIEKQGGEPKVSEELDVVVVGGGIGGLASAYYLRHKKIALLEQDYRLGGNTKGEMYKDAIYSIGAAYLAEPDAESQLGILLRELDIHDKARRETGDETTVFYNKKFARPFWEGASADAHADFKKFHARLKQIFNEADFGFESDFAKEYDQMTAEEWVDKEFPNIHPHIKEYMQLYGWSSFCGSIDELSAFQYLGFISSETGALLAYPGGNSYVAQKMAIQIRKDAGKESLRSGCMVLRVKAEGGGATVLYVDGMGVLKKIKANHVVMACPKFVARRLLPQMPKQQDTTIDLLPYRAYLVGNIITKKPIQSPSYELYCLTGKMPPSPTAMKRGDRSFTDICFGTWAQEEKTQHSVLTLYQGIAYDGARQFLFNPASHDKYKAKYLTDIEPVLNALGLSQNDIHGVRMTRWGHALPVAAKGLLAARTAQIASASIHDVIHFANQDNWMTPCFEAAHQAAIEVSSLIK, translated from the coding sequence ATGCAAAGACGTGATTTTTTAAAGACGACAGCGACATTGGCGGCTCTTTCTTCTCTTCCAACGAAAACCTTGGCTCAAGGTTCTTCTTGGGTATCCAAAAACCTGACTGACGATTGGCCTATTGCACGCCTTTCTGACAACGAATCTTCAAGCCTCGATTTTAATGGCGACAACATCGATCGCCCGCACGACATTCTTTGGAATATCGATGGCTACATCGAAAAACAAGGTGGCGAACCGAAAGTCTCTGAAGAGTTGGACGTCGTTGTCGTCGGTGGTGGTATTGGTGGCCTCGCCAGCGCCTACTATCTTCGTCATAAAAAAATCGCCCTTCTTGAACAGGATTATCGCTTGGGTGGCAACACCAAGGGAGAAATGTACAAAGATGCGATCTACAGCATTGGTGCGGCTTACTTGGCTGAACCCGATGCCGAATCTCAATTAGGCATTTTACTGCGTGAGCTGGATATTCACGATAAGGCCCGTCGTGAGACGGGTGATGAAACCACCGTGTTCTATAATAAAAAATTCGCGCGTCCTTTCTGGGAAGGCGCCAGTGCGGATGCTCACGCCGACTTTAAAAAGTTCCACGCACGCTTAAAGCAGATCTTCAATGAAGCAGACTTTGGTTTCGAAAGTGATTTCGCCAAAGAATATGACCAAATGACGGCGGAAGAGTGGGTCGATAAAGAATTCCCGAATATTCATCCGCATATCAAAGAGTACATGCAGCTTTACGGCTGGAGTTCTTTCTGTGGCTCTATCGATGAACTTTCTGCTTTTCAATATTTGGGTTTCATCAGTTCTGAGACCGGAGCGCTTTTAGCGTATCCAGGTGGGAACTCTTATGTTGCGCAAAAGATGGCGATCCAAATTCGCAAAGATGCCGGCAAAGAATCCTTGCGCTCTGGCTGCATGGTTTTAAGAGTGAAGGCTGAAGGCGGCGGAGCAACGGTGCTTTATGTTGACGGCATGGGCGTATTAAAGAAAATCAAAGCAAATCATGTTGTCATGGCTTGCCCTAAGTTTGTCGCTCGTCGTTTGCTTCCGCAAATGCCAAAGCAACAAGATACAACGATTGATCTTCTTCCCTACCGTGCTTACTTGGTCGGAAACATCATCACGAAAAAGCCGATTCAAAGTCCAAGCTATGAGCTTTACTGCTTAACAGGAAAAATGCCTCCCTCACCGACGGCAATGAAGCGCGGCGATCGAAGCTTCACCGACATTTGTTTTGGAACGTGGGCTCAGGAAGAAAAAACCCAGCACAGTGTCCTGACTTTGTACCAAGGTATCGCTTACGATGGCGCTCGTCAGTTCTTGTTCAACCCAGCCTCCCATGACAAATACAAAGCGAAGTATCTTACTGATATTGAGCCCGTTCTTAATGCCTTGGGTTTATCACAAAACGACATTCACGGTGTGCGCATGACTCGCTGGGGACATGCTCTTCCGGTCGCGGCTAAAGGTCTTCTTGCTGCAAGAACAGCACAGATTGCCTCTGCATCTATTCACGACGTGATTCACTTCGCGAACCAAGACAACTGGATGACTCCTTGCTTTGAGGCGGCTCACCAAGCAGCGATTGAAGTTTCCTCGCTTATTAAATAA
- a CDS encoding substrate-binding periplasmic protein produces the protein MKNILPGLLFFLALALSAKGQSHVVVGHDFDPFYYSDAGPGIQGACYDILKKLCESNEESCKFKIAPLRNMLRMLKEGEADIGCPLGPSPQRGRVYYYSEKVFDTRYSFFARPAVAKKIKDYDSLSHLKVGVFSPSMTEVSLQQVHEYVDKKFKIYPEKTVINTLRKVENNSYDLAYANADVAKTWIKKNRSKLVEVTGLGEPTEYSIVFSRKKFSALEFQKFQTKLRELQHTHALDEIAAKHGLKISLSEEPSEARSNGGSRRTPATKNP, from the coding sequence ATGAAAAACATTCTGCCAGGCTTATTATTTTTTTTAGCGCTGGCTCTCTCTGCTAAGGGCCAGTCGCATGTCGTCGTCGGTCACGATTTTGATCCCTTTTATTATAGTGATGCCGGTCCGGGAATTCAGGGAGCCTGCTACGACATCCTCAAAAAACTCTGCGAATCCAACGAAGAAAGCTGCAAATTTAAAATCGCACCTTTACGTAACATGTTACGCATGTTGAAAGAAGGAGAAGCCGACATTGGCTGCCCACTGGGTCCTTCTCCTCAAAGAGGACGCGTTTACTACTATTCAGAAAAGGTCTTCGACACTCGTTATTCTTTTTTTGCGCGCCCCGCTGTTGCTAAAAAAATCAAAGACTATGATTCTTTGAGCCATCTGAAAGTCGGCGTCTTTTCCCCTTCTATGACCGAAGTGAGCCTGCAACAAGTTCACGAATACGTAGATAAGAAATTCAAAATTTATCCTGAAAAAACCGTGATCAACACCTTAAGAAAAGTTGAAAACAACAGCTATGACCTGGCCTATGCCAATGCCGATGTCGCTAAGACCTGGATTAAAAAAAATCGCAGCAAACTTGTCGAAGTGACAGGGCTGGGTGAGCCTACGGAATACTCGATTGTTTTTTCTCGCAAGAAATTTTCTGCCTTGGAATTTCAGAAATTTCAAACGAAGTTGCGCGAACTGCAACACACTCATGCGCTTGATGAGATCGCCGCCAAACACGGTTTAAAAATTTCATTGAGTGAAGAACCAAGTGAAGCAAGATCCAACGGAGGTTCCAGAAGAACTCCGGCGACTAAAAATCCTTAG
- a CDS encoding esterase-like activity of phytase family protein, giving the protein MKLLLSLLVLSLISVESQALSLEYFAETSIPTGTKFQKTTIGGLSAISFNNGTLTALSDDKGRAGDPRFYEFDLTITSDKKVTLTPKAVRFVTGLPMDGDRKAMLDPEGLVRLSSGDLILSSEGNSDAKPRAMPRIFRTSPEGLWKSDFPMPDKFLPEATGVETKGIQGNLAFESLTTWNDGQYVFTTTEAALTQDLVNGREAEGDTVRILKFEDQKDKGYAPIAEYAYHIDAFNELPAGKEVMRGVSEMLALSETKMLVMERGVRVLGPKKWAQTVAIYLADLSKAQSVHEASKLEAGTFQPVDKVKLVDFETDLLQVRGEKVIQNFEAMAWGPNLPDGRRSLLVMVDNNFSKAELTEFIVFAVDGE; this is encoded by the coding sequence ATGAAGCTGCTTTTATCTTTACTCGTGTTGAGTTTGATCAGTGTAGAGTCCCAGGCATTAAGCTTGGAATACTTTGCTGAAACATCTATTCCCACAGGGACAAAGTTTCAAAAAACGACGATCGGGGGGCTATCTGCGATCAGTTTTAATAACGGAACTTTGACGGCTCTTTCTGATGACAAGGGTCGCGCCGGGGATCCACGCTTTTACGAATTTGATCTTACAATCACTTCCGACAAAAAAGTGACGCTGACACCGAAAGCCGTTCGTTTTGTGACGGGACTTCCTATGGATGGCGATCGTAAAGCCATGTTAGATCCAGAAGGACTTGTGCGCTTGTCTTCAGGCGATTTAATTCTTTCCTCTGAAGGCAATAGCGACGCAAAACCTCGCGCGATGCCACGTATTTTTAGAACTTCACCTGAAGGTCTTTGGAAATCTGATTTTCCAATGCCAGATAAGTTTCTTCCAGAGGCGACAGGCGTCGAGACTAAAGGCATTCAAGGAAACCTGGCCTTTGAAAGCCTGACGACATGGAATGACGGTCAGTACGTCTTCACGACGACGGAAGCCGCTTTGACTCAAGATCTTGTAAATGGCAGAGAAGCGGAAGGCGACACCGTTCGCATTCTGAAATTTGAAGATCAAAAAGATAAAGGGTATGCGCCCATCGCTGAGTACGCTTATCACATCGACGCCTTCAATGAACTTCCGGCAGGAAAAGAAGTGATGAGAGGGGTTTCTGAAATGCTCGCTCTTTCAGAAACTAAAATGCTCGTGATGGAAAGAGGCGTGCGTGTTCTAGGCCCGAAAAAATGGGCGCAAACAGTTGCTATCTATTTGGCAGATTTATCAAAAGCTCAAAGTGTTCATGAGGCATCAAAACTTGAAGCCGGGACGTTTCAGCCGGTCGATAAAGTGAAGCTCGTCGACTTTGAAACAGATCTTCTTCAAGTGCGCGGTGAAAAGGTCATTCAGAATTTTGAGGCCATGGCGTGGGGGCCGAATCTTCCCGATGGCCGTCGCAGCCTTTTAGTCATGGTCGATAATAACTTTTCAAAAGCCGAACTGACAGAGTTCATTGTTTTTGCCGTAGACGGTGAATAA
- a CDS encoding ADP-ribosylglycohydrolase family protein produces MLSYQERVLGMLWGLHAGDSLGAPWEFLPPQASWNTKTEIVGGGKFNWKAGEATDDTDLMLCLLRALKSPQEISFDILKSEMLKWYASNPPDIGTTTIKGLQNLKDGLPLKDCGYVNNEFQGNGSIMRVAPLALLHDNAHGNYQDQVIQGLHEIMVTQTKMTHGHHHCVDTDLIFVPTVKAVLAGKNKAEIFATALHEAEKVSPFIYEKLKFIPQTEWNELSTSGFCVDTLCAGLWAFMKFDSLEDALVAVVNRGDDSDSCGAVAGVLCGAYYGPKAIPARWLEVLEYKEEIEKLCAAFFKN; encoded by the coding sequence ATGTTGTCTTATCAAGAGCGCGTTCTAGGAATGTTATGGGGTTTGCACGCAGGAGATTCGTTAGGAGCTCCGTGGGAATTTTTGCCTCCGCAAGCCTCTTGGAACACGAAGACTGAAATCGTCGGCGGCGGTAAATTCAACTGGAAAGCCGGCGAAGCGACGGACGACACGGATTTGATGCTTTGTCTTTTGCGCGCATTAAAGAGTCCTCAAGAAATCTCGTTTGATATTCTTAAATCAGAAATGTTGAAATGGTATGCTAGTAATCCACCGGATATTGGCACCACAACAATCAAAGGACTGCAAAACCTTAAAGACGGTCTGCCGCTCAAAGACTGTGGTTATGTGAATAATGAGTTCCAGGGTAATGGTTCCATCATGCGTGTGGCGCCGCTCGCGCTTCTTCATGACAATGCTCATGGGAATTACCAAGATCAAGTTATTCAAGGTCTGCACGAAATCATGGTCACACAAACCAAGATGACTCATGGACATCATCACTGTGTCGATACGGATTTGATTTTTGTTCCAACAGTGAAGGCCGTCCTGGCTGGAAAAAACAAAGCAGAAATTTTTGCTACAGCTTTGCATGAAGCCGAAAAAGTCAGTCCATTTATTTATGAAAAGCTGAAATTCATCCCGCAAACCGAATGGAACGAGCTTTCCACTTCTGGATTCTGTGTAGATACATTGTGTGCGGGATTGTGGGCTTTTATGAAATTTGATTCGCTAGAAGACGCTTTGGTCGCGGTTGTCAATCGCGGCGATGATTCGGATTCTTGCGGAGCTGTCGCGGGCGTCTTATGCGGAGCTTATTATGGCCCGAAAGCCATTCCTGCGCGTTGGCTTGAAGTTCTGGAATACAAAGAAGAGATTGAAAAACTGTGCGCCGCTTTCTTTAAGAATTGA
- a CDS encoding aconitate hydratase, with protein MASKIETSPEMVQNVYKKTAERLAVVRNRLNRPLTLAEKILFGHLDDPQNQELVRGESFLLLRPDRVAMQDATAQMALLQFMLAGKDEAAVPSTVHCDHLIQAYKGKDADMAASNMSNKEVFEFLATTSSRYNIGFWRPGAGIIHQVILENYAFPGGLMIGTDSHTPNAGGLGMCAVGVGGSDASDVMVGLPWEVKNPKLIGVHLKGKLGGWASAKDVILKLCGMLTVKGGTDKIVEYFGEGTSSISCTGKATITNMGAELGATCSVFPYDERMGAYLKSTGRDQLASIADAHKDILSADADVVANPGKYFDEVYEIDLSALEPHLVGPHTPDLARPISALKKEVAEKGYTAKISSALIGSCTNSSYEDIGRAAFVAKQAMDIGVKMNQPFLVSPGSTQIQKTIERDGQMTTFNEVGATVLANACGPCIGQWKRDDVKSGEKNTIVTSFNRNFRARNDANPETLAFIASPEIVMALGLAGRLDFNPATDELEGPKGKIKLQAPVAPELPAQGFIPDTEGYQKPAGAQAQVAVSPTSERLQLLSPFTKWDGKDFVDNYVLAKAKGKCTTDHISPGGKWLNYRGHLDNISNNMLLGADNAFTGEIGKGRNLMTGQTGVEFAQVARSYQKAGKGWVIIGDENYGEGSSREHAAMSPRFLGATAVVTKSFARIHETNLKKQGVLALTFVNPKDYDKIQEEDLVSLVDLKDLAPGKNVKMILKHKDGSSEAIELKHTYNAEQLKWFRAGSALNLIRGL; from the coding sequence ATGGCTTCGAAAATCGAAACGTCACCAGAAATGGTACAGAACGTTTACAAGAAGACAGCTGAAAGATTGGCTGTAGTTCGCAATCGTTTGAACCGCCCTTTGACATTGGCGGAGAAAATCTTGTTTGGTCACTTGGATGATCCACAAAATCAAGAGTTGGTTCGTGGAGAAAGTTTTCTTCTTCTAAGACCAGACCGTGTAGCGATGCAAGATGCGACAGCGCAAATGGCTTTGTTGCAATTTATGCTTGCGGGTAAAGATGAAGCAGCCGTTCCTTCAACAGTTCACTGCGATCACTTGATCCAAGCTTACAAAGGGAAAGACGCTGACATGGCGGCTTCCAACATGTCGAACAAAGAAGTTTTCGAATTCTTGGCGACGACATCTTCTCGTTACAACATCGGCTTCTGGAGACCCGGCGCCGGTATCATTCACCAAGTGATCCTTGAAAACTACGCGTTCCCAGGTGGCTTGATGATCGGTACAGACTCTCACACTCCGAATGCGGGTGGTTTGGGTATGTGTGCTGTGGGCGTGGGTGGTTCTGATGCTTCTGACGTGATGGTAGGACTTCCTTGGGAAGTTAAAAATCCAAAACTTATCGGTGTTCACTTGAAAGGTAAGTTGGGCGGTTGGGCTTCTGCGAAAGACGTGATCTTGAAACTTTGCGGAATGCTGACTGTAAAAGGTGGAACGGATAAAATCGTTGAGTACTTCGGTGAAGGCACTTCTTCCATCTCTTGTACGGGTAAAGCCACAATCACAAACATGGGTGCCGAGTTGGGTGCGACATGTTCTGTATTCCCGTATGACGAGCGCATGGGCGCTTACTTGAAATCAACAGGCCGTGATCAATTGGCGTCTATCGCTGATGCTCACAAAGACATCTTGTCTGCGGATGCAGACGTTGTTGCAAATCCTGGTAAATACTTCGACGAAGTTTACGAAATCGACTTGTCTGCTTTGGAACCACACCTTGTAGGTCCTCACACTCCAGACTTGGCTCGTCCTATCTCTGCTCTTAAAAAAGAAGTGGCAGAAAAAGGTTACACAGCGAAAATCTCTTCAGCCTTGATTGGTTCTTGCACGAACTCTTCATACGAAGATATCGGTCGCGCCGCTTTCGTAGCGAAACAAGCTATGGATATCGGCGTGAAAATGAATCAACCGTTCTTGGTTTCTCCAGGTTCAACACAAATCCAAAAGACCATTGAGCGCGACGGTCAAATGACGACGTTCAACGAAGTGGGTGCGACTGTTCTTGCGAACGCTTGCGGTCCTTGTATCGGTCAATGGAAACGTGACGACGTAAAATCGGGAGAGAAGAACACGATCGTGACTTCTTTCAACCGTAACTTCCGCGCTCGTAACGACGCGAACCCAGAAACTTTGGCATTCATCGCTTCTCCAGAGATCGTGATGGCATTGGGTCTTGCAGGTCGTTTGGATTTCAACCCAGCGACAGACGAACTTGAAGGACCAAAAGGTAAAATCAAGTTGCAAGCTCCGGTAGCTCCAGAACTTCCAGCTCAAGGTTTCATCCCTGATACGGAAGGTTACCAAAAACCAGCGGGTGCTCAGGCGCAAGTGGCCGTCAGCCCGACTTCAGAGCGTCTGCAACTTCTTTCTCCGTTCACGAAATGGGATGGTAAAGACTTCGTTGATAACTACGTTTTGGCAAAAGCTAAAGGTAAGTGTACAACGGATCATATCTCTCCGGGCGGTAAGTGGTTGAACTACCGTGGTCACTTAGACAACATCTCTAACAACATGTTGTTGGGTGCGGATAACGCATTCACGGGTGAAATCGGTAAAGGTCGCAACTTAATGACGGGTCAAACAGGTGTTGAGTTTGCTCAAGTCGCGCGCTCATACCAAAAAGCCGGCAAAGGCTGGGTGATCATCGGTGACGAAAACTACGGTGAAGGTTCTTCTCGTGAGCATGCAGCGATGTCTCCAAGATTCTTGGGTGCCACGGCTGTTGTGACGAAGTCCTTCGCTCGTATCCATGAAACAAACTTGAAAAAACAAGGTGTATTAGCTTTGACTTTCGTAAATCCAAAAGACTACGACAAGATCCAAGAAGAAGACCTTGTAAGCCTAGTAGATCTTAAAGATCTTGCTCCAGGTAAAAACGTGAAGATGATCCTTAAACACAAGGATGGTTCTTCTGAAGCTATCGAGTTGAAACACACTTACAACGCAGAACAGTTGAAATGGTTCCGCGCGGGAAGTGCGTTGAATTTGATTCGCGGACTTTAA
- the cobB gene encoding Sir2 family NAD+-dependent deacetylase has protein sequence MDLRLFKNIVILTGAGISAESGIRTFRDQDGLWEEHRIEDVATPEAFARDPKLVQRFYNLRRAQLKDPKIQPNPAHLALAELERLWEGDFLLVTQNVDNLHRRAGSSHLLHMHGRLDKVFCLHCDEHYEWNEDLAVDQSCEACGRKGGVRPDIVWFGEMPHHMEEIYAALDKADYFISIGTSGNVYPAAGFVRLAWKAKKIEINLKDTEISPAFDAHFVGRASTEVPRFIKELLE, from the coding sequence ATGGACTTAAGACTATTTAAGAACATCGTCATCCTAACGGGGGCTGGAATCTCGGCAGAGAGCGGGATTCGCACATTTCGCGACCAGGACGGCCTTTGGGAAGAGCACCGCATTGAAGACGTCGCCACACCTGAAGCTTTTGCTCGAGACCCCAAGTTGGTTCAGCGCTTCTATAACCTGAGACGGGCTCAACTGAAAGACCCGAAAATCCAGCCAAACCCGGCTCATCTCGCATTAGCTGAATTAGAACGCCTGTGGGAGGGGGACTTCCTGCTAGTCACCCAGAATGTCGACAACCTCCATCGCCGCGCCGGCTCTTCCCACTTACTCCACATGCATGGTCGACTGGACAAGGTTTTCTGCCTCCATTGTGATGAGCATTACGAATGGAACGAAGATTTGGCGGTCGACCAAAGCTGCGAGGCCTGTGGGCGAAAAGGCGGCGTGCGCCCTGATATCGTGTGGTTTGGGGAAATGCCTCACCACATGGAAGAAATCTATGCGGCTTTAGACAAAGCTGATTACTTTATCTCCATCGGCACCAGTGGCAATGTGTATCCGGCAGCAGGCTTTGTGCGCTTGGCGTGGAAGGCGAAAAAGATTGAGATCAATTTGAAAGACACCGAGATCTCTCCTGCGTTTGATGCTCATTTTGTCGGACGTGCTTCGACAGAAGTTCCGCGCTTTATTAAAGAACTGTTAGAGTAA
- a CDS encoding tail fiber domain-containing protein yields MRFLFPLNVLIWALIPALLWATPNSLNYQGRILKDDGTPLLYNNVSFSFEITNAAETCIMYREQVNGVNLSATKGVFDISIGSGTKIYPTTAFQLSEAFQSGVSINCDGTAPITPTAIETRKLRVQFFDGSTWKSITPALEIHSVPFAFSAAKLEGKSASDFVIKTGLPVCGAGTFLSWSGSALTCEGVTGSNGGTVTNVTSTNSYLSVTNGTSTPALTLNVGTTANTVAAGNDSRFTDSRNPTGTAGGDLGGTYPSPDVVKLRGVAVASTTPTATNNLLKFDGTGWAPGFVTISDVRSTAAGNTTFFPTTCTTAQTLNWESATDKYICADIAIPDSKITYASQTAKTFFAAPTAGGAPSFRAIASSDLPTTGADGVLINGGNTFSANSSIGLKDAFNLSLLTNNSPRLSILGSGQVGVQTSTPPAPFTVQNSLLATASSTAAALTPTQVLVNDAIDLPTGQQASLLVLSQPTQTANGTGQYNAAVFDINSNTGAFNLQGTRGLMVINTKNGSGTVSNQVGGIVGSLLKEGTATSQAGFQVTASASASTTLGNQYGTSSSVTNTSSGTVTVQTAYQGTAVNSSGSTVTNQHALFASSTNSGTAASQYGVLSKTTHDAGNTLPTQYGTYTVASNNGLGTITNAHGNFNQVFNAGAGTTTNAYGTFSQIWNDGTGTIDKAYGYYADVYNPNGGTVATGYGLYLGSVSATAKWSIWANDATAPSYFAGRIGIGTATPTHNLQVEGTAGLSTGTAWTNTSDIRLKDIQGDYEYGLNEILKLHTVRFTYKKDNPLKLSSKHKMTGFIAQEVQKVIPDAVKVRPDGYLELNVDPIHWATVNAVQELNGKCEMSQEQVSALKREVSSLKEENTLLKMRLEKQNQDLEMIKKKLGLAD; encoded by the coding sequence ATGAGATTTTTATTCCCGCTGAACGTTTTGATATGGGCTCTCATACCGGCTCTGCTATGGGCTACGCCTAATTCTTTGAATTATCAAGGGCGCATCTTGAAAGACGATGGCACTCCTCTTTTATATAATAATGTCAGCTTTAGTTTTGAGATCACGAATGCGGCAGAGACTTGCATCATGTACCGTGAACAGGTGAACGGTGTAAACCTTTCTGCGACCAAAGGTGTTTTTGATATCTCCATTGGTAGTGGCACAAAAATCTATCCCACCACCGCTTTTCAACTGAGTGAGGCCTTTCAAAGTGGTGTTTCTATAAATTGTGATGGCACCGCTCCGATCACGCCGACGGCGATCGAGACGCGCAAACTGCGTGTTCAATTTTTTGACGGATCTACCTGGAAGTCGATCACACCTGCTTTAGAAATACACTCTGTCCCTTTTGCTTTCTCAGCAGCAAAATTAGAAGGCAAATCAGCATCAGACTTTGTTATTAAAACAGGGCTTCCCGTCTGCGGAGCAGGAACATTTCTGTCGTGGTCCGGATCTGCCTTGACGTGCGAAGGTGTGACGGGATCTAACGGCGGAACCGTTACCAATGTGACTTCGACTAATTCCTATTTAAGTGTCACAAATGGAACTTCGACTCCCGCATTAACTTTAAATGTTGGCACGACGGCGAATACGGTCGCCGCGGGGAATGATTCGCGCTTTACGGACTCACGAAACCCTACAGGCACCGCAGGCGGAGACCTTGGCGGGACTTATCCAAGCCCTGATGTTGTCAAACTTCGTGGTGTGGCCGTGGCTTCAACAACACCTACCGCAACAAACAATCTTTTAAAATTTGATGGCACGGGTTGGGCTCCGGGGTTTGTGACAATCTCAGATGTGCGATCGACCGCCGCCGGCAATACGACCTTCTTTCCAACAACCTGCACGACAGCGCAAACTTTGAATTGGGAATCGGCGACAGATAAATACATTTGCGCCGACATTGCAATTCCCGATTCTAAAATCACCTATGCTTCGCAAACAGCGAAAACATTTTTTGCAGCCCCGACCGCAGGCGGCGCTCCTAGTTTTCGCGCGATCGCTTCTTCGGACTTACCGACAACGGGTGCTGATGGCGTCTTGATTAATGGTGGAAATACATTTTCTGCGAACTCTTCCATTGGTTTAAAAGATGCTTTCAATCTTAGTCTTCTAACAAATAATTCTCCCCGATTGAGCATCCTGGGCTCGGGGCAAGTAGGAGTGCAAACTTCAACACCGCCAGCCCCGTTTACTGTTCAGAACTCATTACTCGCCACAGCCTCGTCAACGGCCGCAGCACTCACGCCGACGCAGGTTTTAGTGAATGATGCCATCGATTTGCCGACGGGCCAACAAGCGAGTCTGTTGGTCCTTAGTCAACCTACACAAACTGCGAATGGCACGGGTCAATATAACGCCGCCGTCTTTGATATTAACTCCAACACGGGCGCATTCAATTTGCAGGGGACGCGTGGCCTTATGGTTATCAATACAAAGAATGGGTCCGGCACCGTCAGCAACCAAGTGGGCGGCATTGTCGGAAGCCTCTTGAAAGAAGGTACAGCAACCAGTCAGGCCGGGTTTCAGGTGACGGCTTCGGCAAGCGCAAGCACAACTCTTGGAAACCAGTATGGAACAAGCTCTTCTGTGACAAATACATCTTCAGGGACCGTCACCGTTCAAACGGCTTATCAAGGCACCGCAGTCAATTCGAGTGGCTCAACGGTGACGAACCAACACGCACTTTTTGCTTCCTCGACCAACTCGGGAACGGCGGCGTCCCAATACGGAGTTTTATCAAAGACGACTCATGATGCCGGCAACACTTTGCCTACGCAGTATGGAACTTATACGGTGGCCTCTAATAATGGTTTAGGAACCATCACAAATGCACACGGTAATTTCAATCAGGTCTTTAATGCGGGAGCTGGCACCACCACCAATGCTTACGGTACTTTCAGTCAAATTTGGAATGACGGCACGGGAACGATTGACAAGGCCTATGGATATTACGCCGATGTCTACAACCCCAATGGTGGAACTGTTGCCACTGGTTACGGATTGTATTTGGGTTCTGTCAGCGCCACTGCGAAATGGTCCATCTGGGCGAATGATGCCACAGCACCGTCGTATTTTGCAGGCAGGATCGGTATTGGAACCGCAACACCGACACACAATCTTCAAGTGGAAGGAACGGCGGGATTAAGTACGGGAACAGCTTGGACGAATACGTCAGATATTCGACTTAAAGATATTCAAGGAGATTACGAATACGGTTTGAATGAAATTTTAAAACTTCATACCGTGCGTTTTACCTACAAGAAAGACAACCCTTTAAAGCTTTCTTCGAAGCATAAGATGACAGGATTTATTGCGCAGGAAGTACAAAAAGTAATTCCTGATGCCGTCAAGGTTCGTCCGGATGGGTATTTAGAGTTGAACGTCGATCCTATTCACTGGGCGACCGTCAATGCTGTTCAGGAACTCAATGGCAAATGTGAAATGTCTCAAGAGCAGGTGTCTGCACTAAAACGTGAAGTCTCTTCTTTGAAAGAAGAAAATACTTTACTGAAGATGCGGCTTGAAAAACAGAATCAAGATTTAGAGATGATTAAAAAGAAATTGGGGCTTGCTGATTAA